The Pedobacter ginsengisoli region CTTGAACGCGAACATCACGATTGGCATCCCTTTCGTAAACTTTTACATTGGCATTTTTCATTTGTAATAAGCGAGCCAAAGTTAAACCTCCCATTCCACCACCAACAACAGCAACGGCTTTATTTCCTATCAACATAATTTTGAAATTTGTTTTACAATGCAAAACTATTTCTTGATCAGGGATGATAATAGTATAAATCGGTCGTTTTTGTTTTTAAACAATTCTTTAGGTGCCACACCCGAAAACTTCTTAATTTCTTTGATGAAATGATTTTGGTCAGAAAAATTTTCTTCCGGAAATAGCTTCCCCTGTGCAATATGTTCAAGCGAAGCTCTAAACCTTAAAACGGTGCAATATGCTTTAAGCGAAATGCCAAATTGCTGGTTAAAATAGCGGTTAATTTGCCTGCTGGTCCAAAACACTTTTTCTGAAAGCTCTTTTACCGTAATTGCTCCTTTTGTAGCATAAATCAATTCAAATAATTTGCGTTTGCGTTCGTCAATTTCATTAGGTAAAAGCGATTGAATCTTTAGCGTAGCTTTTTGTACAAAAAGATCAAAATCCTGCAAATCATCTTCTGCAAAGCCCCAAAAATGTTCAGGCAAAAGCCTTCCGCTGTTTATGATGTCCGATATTGTATTGCCAAAAACATATTCAACGGCAGGTAATTTAAAGCTAATGGAAAACATCAGGCTATTGGAGGGTATAATGGCTTGTTCATGCGGAAGCGTGCCAAGACCAATAAGTACAATACGAAACGGTTCTTCGGATGATTTAAAAAGGAACAAATCAATACGCCCATCGGGCAGCCCTATTGTTTCTTTACCACTATCAGATTGATTATGCAAACACCAAAAGCTATCCACAAACTCCGAAAGTGGTTTTTCGGGTTTAATGAATCTGTAATGCAAATCATTGTCCATTTAACAATATTACAAAAATGGCAAGACAAACATGGCTCCCCCTTGAATTCACATCAGCTTTTCTATCATTTATAATGAACAAACCGCACCTTAGCTTCTATCAGAGTTGTAACGGGCTCGTAGCAAGTTGGGGTATTGTTTGGCAAAAGGTACCCTTTACTAAGTAAATTACGGCCCTGACCCGATTCTGTTACAACTCTGCCCAACAGAAACACAGATAAAAACACAATTTTGCACTTTCTATTGTGCAACTTAACACTTACCTTTGCGACCTAAGTATTTTAACAATGACTGAACAAGAAAACAACAACAGTTTTGACTGGGTTTATTACATTTTAGGTATGTTTTTTGGAATTTTAACTGCTGTTATTATTACCGGAAGCTTTGGATTTGCAATTCTCGGTGGTATTATCGGCTTTATTTTTGGCGCCATTTTCTTAAATGGAATCGTAAAAGGACGCGAATACTAAATCGGGGTTTTCTTAATCACACCTCATCCCTATGAAGAAAATATTGTTTTTGGCCTTGCTTGCCCTGTTTGCCGGTAAAACTATGGCTCAGGATGTAAAATTCCCCGCCGTTGATTCCAGCCCTGCTGATATTGCATATTTCCCTGTAAATGTTGCAAAAGCTAAAGACAATTCTTCGCCCCTGATTAAGGTTGTTTATTCTCGTCCTTCTAAAAAAGGCCGTGAAATTTTTGGCATACTTGAACAATTTGGCAAAGTATGGCGTGCTGGCGCAAATGAAGCAACAGAAATAAAACTTTATAGGCCGGTTATTATTGGCGGCAAAAGAATAAAAGCTGGTTCTTATAGCTTATTTGCTATTCCAAATAAGGAAATCTGGACAATAATTATCAACAAGCAGACTGATAAATGGGGGCTTATTTATAATCACGAGAAAGATATAGTAAGGGTTGATGTTCCTGTAAAGGCATTGACGAATACAGTTGAATCTTTATGCATTACTTTTAGCCAACAAGACAAAGGTGCTAATCTGATCATTGCATGGGATAAGACTTATATTGAGCTCCCTATTGAGATAAAATAGCCTTTTTAAAGGCCTTTAATCCTTTTCCGTCTCAGGATACTATCAAAGTATACTAAAGCTATAATTACATCAATAAACAGGAAAGCAATTAAAAACCCCGGGGTTAATGTTTTGTCTACAGCCTCGCTGAAGTCCATTTTAAGTTCCGGCAATTTGTAAGAAGCTGTAGTATTGGCAATTGCATATATAATAACTCCAGCAATAAATGCCACAAAAATTGCTGCAATTCCGTAAATAATTCGATTATCAACCCTTGTTTTTAGTGATGCAGGAGGTTTTTCGAACTTTACCTGCTCCATTACATTACGTGTAAAAGACATTGATGGCTCTTCGAGCTCCATGCCTTTCAGTAATTCGGTTAATTCTTCATCTTTTAGTTCCATAACAATTCCTTTACCTCATCTTTTAGTAAAACCTCTAATCTATCTTTCAGTTTAGCCCTTGCCCTGTGCAGCCTTATTTTTACTGTATTTGCAGGCATATTTAATGCCTGCGATATTTCTTCTAAACTCTGCTCACCTTTATAAAACATGGTAACTATTACAATATCATCATTTGATAGTGTTGTTATTGCTTCATCAAGGTATTTATTTACAGATTTTCTTTCAGCCAGGTTATTGCTCAGATCTGATTGATGTCCTTCTAGTTCCAGATCATTTTCGCTGCCATTTATTGACTGTGTTTCTATCCGCTTTTTGCGCAAAAAAGACATAGCGGTAGTATAGGTAATGGTATACAACCAGGTCGAAAATTTAGCGGTTTGATTAAAAGTCCCTAAAGCTTTATATGCTTTTACAAAGCAGTCCTGAGCTATTTCTTCCGCGTCTTCGCGGTTTTTAGCAAAACGCACAGCAAGGGTAAATACAAAGCGCTGATGGCGTTTTACCAATTCCGAATAGGCAGAGGTATTACCCCTAAGCACTTGTGCAATTAGCTCCTGATCTGTTTGCTGTTGCTGCATATACAGGCTATGACGCCGGGTCATGACTGCAGGTTACAACAATTCATTAAAATTAATGACTTCCGGCAAAGAATTTTAAACCTAGAATAGACCCTATTAGAGTTGCGATAAAGAAGATGCGCCAGAAATTGGCCGGTTCCTGAAAGTATATTATGCCAACAACTACTGTCCCTACGGCACCTATACCGGTCCAAACAGCATATGCAGTTCCCATTGGCAAAGTTTGAGTTGCTTTATTTAAGAAGTAAAAACTTAATGAAATACAGACCGCAAAAGCAGCACTCCATTTAAAGTTGGTAAAGTTATTTGATAGCTTTAAGCATGTTGTAAACCCAACCTCAAACAATCCGGCAATAATTAAAATAATCCAGCTCATAATTTTTTTTTCTGCAAAATTAGGGCGAATTAACAGGGCATTTTTTTACAAATGTTAAAAAATGAATTTGCTACTTTATTTCTGCACGAATCCGGCTAAGCGTTACCTGGGTAACACCAAGATAAGATGCTATATACCCTAACTGGATTCTTTGAATTAAGCCTGGAGAGTTTTTAAGCAGTTCAGCATAGCACTCGGATGCCGATTTAAACAATCTTGAAATATAGCGTTCCTCGAGCTTAATCAGTTCAAGTTCTGCCAGTTTACGGCCCCAGTTTGCCAGGTCTGTATGCTCAAGAAATAAGCGTTGCAGGGCTTCGTCTTTAATTTCGTAGAGTACGCTGCTTTCTAATAACTCGATACTCTCGTAACCCGGTAGTCCGTTTATATAGCTATTATAAGAAAATACAAAATCACCCTCCAAACCAAACCAAAAAGTGATTTGATTGTCTTTTCCTTCGCAATAGGCCCGCACAATCCCTTTTTGTATAAAATAAGCCGAGCGACCAATTTGTCCGGCTTCTACTAAAACCTTGTTTTTGGGCAACTCTATTTTATGCATTTCATTGAGCAAAAGCTTAAGGTTATTAGGCTTTAGCGGATAAATGCTGTTTATTTTTTTTATAAGCTCATCCAAAGTATTTCAAAATTTATATAAAGATAAAATAACAGCAACAAACATTTTTTTAAAATCTGTGTAACCTGATATATTTTGATGTAGTCATAGCACACAGAACACAGATTCAAAACAATAAAATATTTAAAACATAAAACAGAATAACATGGGACCGGAATTAGTATTTATATCTCTTTTTGTTTGCGCAACAGCAATGGTTTTTGGCATAAGATACATGTCTAATAAGGAGAAAATGGCGATGATTGAACGCGGGATTGATCCAGGAATTGCCAAAACAAGACAAAGCGCGCCTACCCCCTTCCTGAGCTTAAAATTTGGACTGCTTATGGTGGGTTTGGGCTTAGGCATACTAACCGCATTGTTTTGCGTACTGCAATCGGGTATAGATGATGAAGAGGCTGTAGCGGTCTATTTTGGATCGATATTCATTTTTGGAGGCTTGGGGCTAATTATTTCTTATGTTGTTGAGAAAAAATGGCTTGATCAGCAAAGAAACTAGTCTCAAAATAAGATAGTTATAAAAAGCTTGCTCATATTTTGGGCAGGCTTTTTTGTTTTGCATACTGTTGTTCGCTTGCTTTACAGGTTTGACTTTTGTCAACACAAAGTCAACAAACATTATGTCGATTAAATTAGCATAAATTAATCAATCGATTGATTAATTTTGCCTCACAATTTGATTACATGGAAAAAGCAGATAAGAGATCGAGTATTCTGGAAGCAGCATCAAAGCTGTTTGCTGAATTAGGATATGAAGGAGCCTCAACCCGTCAGATTGCGAAAGAGGCTGGCGCAAATATGGCTATGATTAACTACTATTTTGGGTCAAAAGAAGGCGTGTTCGTTGAAATGATGAATAACCGGATACAAGGATTCAAGGATGAACTGAATAGCATTAGCAAAGACCGTTTAACCGGAATGGAAAAACTACTAAAGGTTGTTGATGGGTATGCAAACCGCATATTATGTAATCATACCTTTCATAAAATGATGCACAGAGAGTTATCGCTATCTCAAAGGCCTGAAATGTTTATCACCATAAAGAATGCAATGGCTGAAAACCTTTTGGTTATACAGCACATAATTGAAGATGGAATTGAAGATGGAAGCTTTAGAAAAGTAGATGTAAAAATGCTGATTGCAACTGTAATGGGCACCATAAGCTACGTTGCTATCTCTCCTTCTAAAATAACCTCAGGAACTACGCTCGACATCAATAACAAGGACGATCGTAAAATCATTTCAGATCGCTTAATTATTCATTTAAAAGAGCTCATCACTATTTACCTAACACCCCAACAATGATACAAAACACGATTAAATTAAGCTTTGTGGCATTTCTGCTTCCCGGAATGCTATATGCCCAAAACATAAAAAAGCTAAGTCTGCAGGAAGCAATTGACTTAGGCATAAGCAACAGCAAAAACTTAAGGCTTTCGCAAAGTAAAATTGATGAAGCGGTTTCGAAACTTGCTTCTGTTAAAGACAATGCGCTACCTACAGCTAACGCTTCATTTTTATACAACCATGCCGAAATCCCTACCAATAAATTAACCATTGGTGGTTCGGATCCTATTCATTTGCCCAACAGAGCTGATGCCTTTATAGGTACTGCTGCTGTAGAACAGCTGGTGTATGGAGGAGGTAAGTTGAAGTATGCTGAAGCATCGACAAAATTGCTTACGGATGTGGCACGCCTTGATGCTGATAAAAACAAAGAAGAGGTTAGCTATGCTGTAATAAATACTTACTATTCGTTATTTAAGGTTTTGCAAAGCAAAAAGGTTGTTGAACAAAATCTGGAATCTATTGCCGGTCAGTTAAAACAATCACAACGCTTTTTTGA contains the following coding sequences:
- a CDS encoding helix-turn-helix domain-containing protein, which gives rise to MDNDLHYRFIKPEKPLSEFVDSFWCLHNQSDSGKETIGLPDGRIDLFLFKSSEEPFRIVLIGLGTLPHEQAIIPSNSLMFSISFKLPAVEYVFGNTISDIINSGRLLPEHFWGFAEDDLQDFDLFVQKATLKIQSLLPNEIDERKRKLFELIYATKGAITVKELSEKVFWTSRQINRYFNQQFGISLKAYCTVLRFRASLEHIAQGKLFPEENFSDQNHFIKEIKKFSGVAPKELFKNKNDRFILLSSLIKK
- a CDS encoding DUF2911 domain-containing protein; this encodes MKKILFLALLALFAGKTMAQDVKFPAVDSSPADIAYFPVNVAKAKDNSSPLIKVVYSRPSKKGREIFGILEQFGKVWRAGANEATEIKLYRPVIIGGKRIKAGSYSLFAIPNKEIWTIIINKQTDKWGLIYNHEKDIVRVDVPVKALTNTVESLCITFSQQDKGANLIIAWDKTYIELPIEIK
- a CDS encoding RNA polymerase sigma factor, with protein sequence MTRRHSLYMQQQQTDQELIAQVLRGNTSAYSELVKRHQRFVFTLAVRFAKNREDAEEIAQDCFVKAYKALGTFNQTAKFSTWLYTITYTTAMSFLRKKRIETQSINGSENDLELEGHQSDLSNNLAERKSVNKYLDEAITTLSNDDIVIVTMFYKGEQSLEEISQALNMPANTVKIRLHRARAKLKDRLEVLLKDEVKELLWN
- a CDS encoding DMT family transporter; translated protein: MSWIILIIAGLFEVGFTTCLKLSNNFTNFKWSAAFAVCISLSFYFLNKATQTLPMGTAYAVWTGIGAVGTVVVGIIYFQEPANFWRIFFIATLIGSILGLKFFAGSH
- a CDS encoding Crp/Fnr family transcriptional regulator, which gives rise to MDELIKKINSIYPLKPNNLKLLLNEMHKIELPKNKVLVEAGQIGRSAYFIQKGIVRAYCEGKDNQITFWFGLEGDFVFSYNSYINGLPGYESIELLESSVLYEIKDEALQRLFLEHTDLANWGRKLAELELIKLEERYISRLFKSASECYAELLKNSPGLIQRIQLGYIASYLGVTQVTLSRIRAEIK
- a CDS encoding DUF6249 domain-containing protein; protein product: MGPELVFISLFVCATAMVFGIRYMSNKEKMAMIERGIDPGIAKTRQSAPTPFLSLKFGLLMVGLGLGILTALFCVLQSGIDDEEAVAVYFGSIFIFGGLGLIISYVVEKKWLDQQRN
- a CDS encoding TetR/AcrR family transcriptional regulator, whose translation is MEKADKRSSILEAASKLFAELGYEGASTRQIAKEAGANMAMINYYFGSKEGVFVEMMNNRIQGFKDELNSISKDRLTGMEKLLKVVDGYANRILCNHTFHKMMHRELSLSQRPEMFITIKNAMAENLLVIQHIIEDGIEDGSFRKVDVKMLIATVMGTISYVAISPSKITSGTTLDINNKDDRKIISDRLIIHLKELITIYLTPQQ